A single window of Hymenobacter sp. APR13 DNA harbors:
- the rplR gene encoding 50S ribosomal protein L18, whose protein sequence is MAFDKATRRKRIQRIIRTKVAGTSERPRLSVFRSNTGIYAQIIDDTTGHTLASASSKHVSVEGGNGVALAAAVGKELAARATGKGISKVVFDRSGYLYHGRVKSLAEGAREGGLNF, encoded by the coding sequence ATGGCTTTCGATAAAGCAACTAGAAGAAAACGGATCCAGCGCATCATCCGCACTAAGGTGGCTGGCACGTCCGAGCGTCCACGTTTGTCGGTGTTCCGCAGCAATACGGGCATTTATGCTCAGATTATTGACGACACGACCGGTCACACGCTGGCGTCTGCTTCCTCGAAGCACGTATCGGTGGAAGGGGGCAACGGAGTCGCCCTCGCTGCCGCAGTCGGCAAAGAACTTGCTGCCCGTGCTACAGGAAAAGGAATTTCGAAAGTGGTATTTGACCGTTCCGGTTACCTCTACCACGGCCGCGTAAAATCATTGGCAGAAGGAGCCCGCGAAGGCGGCCTCAATTTCTAA
- the rpmD gene encoding 50S ribosomal protein L30, with protein MAQIQIKLVKSVIDRPERQKRTVQALGLGKMGSTKSVENTPQVAGMIKAVQHLLEVTEL; from the coding sequence ATGGCGCAGATCCAAATCAAACTCGTAAAAAGCGTTATTGACCGCCCCGAGCGTCAGAAGCGTACCGTGCAGGCCCTGGGCCTCGGCAAAATGGGTAGCACCAAGAGCGTGGAAAACACGCCCCAGGTTGCTGGCATGATCAAAGCCGTTCAGCACCTGTTGGAAGTAACCGAACTCTAG
- the rplO gene encoding 50S ribosomal protein L15 produces MNLSNLKPAVGSTRNVKRIGRGTGSGRGGTSTRGHKGAKSRSGYSKKSGFEGGQMPLQRRVPKFGFKNINRVEYKAINLDVLAGLTEGGATTFDNAFFVQAGLASKNAKIKVLGRGELTTAVEVHAHAFSKSAVEAIEKAGGKAVTL; encoded by the coding sequence ATGAATCTCAGCAATCTCAAACCTGCCGTAGGCTCTACCCGCAATGTCAAGCGCATTGGTCGTGGTACGGGTTCCGGCCGTGGCGGCACCTCGACGCGTGGCCACAAAGGTGCCAAGTCCCGTTCGGGTTACTCCAAGAAGTCGGGCTTTGAAGGTGGCCAAATGCCCCTGCAGCGCCGCGTACCAAAGTTCGGTTTCAAGAACATCAACCGTGTAGAGTACAAAGCCATTAACCTGGACGTACTTGCCGGCTTGACCGAAGGTGGTGCTACGACGTTCGACAATGCCTTCTTCGTGCAGGCTGGTCTGGCTTCGAAAAACGCCAAAATCAAAGTTCTGGGCCGTGGTGAACTCACCACTGCTGTAGAAGTTCATGCTCATGCATTCTCCAAGTCGGCTGTTGAAGCCATTGAGAAAGCAGGTGGCAAAGCCGTGACGCTGTAA
- the map gene encoding type I methionyl aminopeptidase, with amino-acid sequence MIVYKTEEEIEFMRASAKVLAQAHGEVAGMIREGITTRELDQRAEEFIRDHGGSPSFKGYNGFEYSLCISPNSVVVHGFPGDYTLKSGDIVSVDCGVLLNGYHADSAYTYPIGEVAPEVLQLLEETKKSLYLGIEQAVAGNRMGDVSFAIQNHVEKQGYGVVRELVGHGIGKKLHERPEVPNYGKRGSGLKLQTGLTLAIEPMVNLGTKSVIQEKDGWTIRTKDFKPSAHFEHTVVVRKDKAEILTSFEYIEKALQ; translated from the coding sequence ATGATTGTTTACAAGACCGAAGAAGAAATAGAGTTCATGCGGGCCAGCGCGAAGGTGCTGGCTCAGGCCCACGGAGAAGTGGCCGGCATGATCCGGGAAGGAATTACAACGCGAGAGCTGGATCAGCGCGCTGAGGAGTTCATCCGGGACCATGGCGGAAGCCCTTCCTTCAAGGGGTACAATGGATTCGAATACAGCCTCTGCATCTCGCCCAACTCGGTAGTGGTGCACGGTTTTCCGGGCGACTACACGCTGAAAAGCGGCGACATCGTTTCGGTGGACTGCGGAGTGCTACTCAACGGCTACCACGCCGACAGTGCCTACACCTACCCGATTGGGGAAGTGGCACCCGAGGTGTTGCAGCTGCTGGAAGAAACCAAGAAGTCGCTGTATCTCGGTATCGAGCAGGCAGTGGCGGGCAATCGGATGGGCGACGTCAGCTTTGCCATTCAGAACCATGTTGAGAAGCAGGGTTACGGAGTGGTTCGGGAATTGGTCGGCCACGGGATTGGAAAGAAGCTGCACGAGCGGCCGGAAGTACCGAACTACGGTAAGCGTGGCTCGGGACTGAAGCTGCAGACCGGCCTCACACTGGCTATCGAGCCGATGGTGAATCTGGGTACGAAGAGCGTGATACAGGAGAAGGACGGCTGGACCATCCGGACCAAAGACTTCAAGCCTTCCGCGCACTTCGAGCATACGGTAGTAGTACGAAAAGACAAGGCGGAAATACTCACCTCCTTCGAATACATAGAAAAAGCCTTACAGTAG
- the rpsM gene encoding 30S ribosomal protein S13, whose translation MARIAGVDIPDNKRGEIALTYIFGIGRPSAQQILTKAGVDLNKKVKDWTEAEAGEIRSVIAAEFKTEGVLRSEVQLNIKRLMDIGCYRGLRHRKGLPVRGQRTKNNSRTRKGKRKTVAGKKKATK comes from the coding sequence ATGGCTCGTATTGCAGGGGTAGACATCCCAGACAACAAGCGCGGTGAAATCGCGCTGACCTACATTTTCGGCATTGGCCGTCCATCTGCACAGCAGATCCTTACCAAAGCAGGTGTAGACCTGAACAAGAAGGTGAAAGACTGGACGGAAGCGGAAGCCGGTGAAATCCGTAGCGTAATTGCTGCCGAATTCAAAACCGAAGGTGTGCTGCGCTCCGAAGTGCAGCTCAACATCAAGCGCCTCATGGACATCGGTTGCTACCGGGGTCTGCGTCACCGCAAAGGTCTGCCAGTTCGTGGTCAGCGTACCAAGAACAACTCGCGTACCCGCAAGGGCAAGCGTAAGACCGTTGCCGGTAAGAAAAAGGCTACTAAATAA
- the secY gene encoding preprotein translocase subunit SecY: MKKFIETIKNIFAIEDLRMRIFNTLFFIAIYRLGSFVVLPGVDATRLKSGGASGVFGILDTLLGGAFSNASIFALGIMPYISASIVLQLLTIAVPYFQKLQKEGESGRKKINQYTRILTIPIVMAQSVGFIATISADAILEPGTFFTISTMLIITAGTLFCMWLGEKITDKGIGNGISMIIMIGIVSRLPGAIIGEAAAKGMRGSLIFLIELVVLFLVVMAVIVLTQAVRRIPVQYAKQVGSTAQLNAQRQFIPMKVNAAGVMPIIFAQSLMFVPAIVASVWQNDSDLASYIGVKFSDYTSWQYNVVFATLIIVFTYFYTAISVNPNQIADDLKRSGGFVPGVKPGRDTSEHIDEILTRITLPGAVALALIAIFPALALLGGVTRPFSAFYGGTSLIIMVGVVLDTLNQVESYLLMRHYDGMMKTGKVRGRSQNIALAS; encoded by the coding sequence ATGAAAAAGTTTATCGAAACGATAAAGAACATTTTTGCGATTGAAGATCTGCGTATGCGGATCTTCAATACGCTGTTTTTCATTGCCATCTACCGGTTAGGCTCTTTCGTGGTGCTGCCGGGCGTCGACGCTACTCGTCTGAAAAGTGGTGGAGCTTCGGGGGTGTTTGGTATTCTGGATACGCTGCTTGGCGGCGCGTTCAGCAATGCTTCCATCTTCGCACTCGGTATCATGCCGTACATCTCGGCTTCTATCGTGTTGCAGCTACTTACCATTGCAGTTCCTTATTTCCAGAAGCTGCAGAAAGAAGGAGAGTCGGGCCGCAAGAAAATCAACCAGTACACGCGTATCCTTACAATTCCGATTGTAATGGCGCAGTCGGTCGGTTTCATTGCCACCATCAGCGCTGACGCAATCCTGGAGCCTGGTACGTTCTTTACCATCTCCACCATGCTCATCATCACGGCCGGAACGCTGTTTTGCATGTGGCTGGGAGAGAAAATTACGGATAAGGGTATCGGCAACGGTATTTCCATGATCATCATGATCGGGATTGTGTCGCGCCTGCCCGGTGCCATTATCGGTGAGGCTGCTGCCAAAGGCATGCGTGGCTCGCTGATCTTCCTGATTGAGCTGGTAGTGCTGTTCCTCGTGGTAATGGCAGTTATCGTGCTGACGCAGGCTGTTCGCCGGATTCCGGTGCAGTATGCCAAGCAGGTAGGCAGCACCGCCCAGCTGAATGCCCAACGGCAGTTCATCCCGATGAAAGTGAATGCGGCCGGCGTAATGCCGATCATCTTCGCTCAGTCGCTGATGTTCGTGCCCGCTATCGTGGCTTCGGTTTGGCAGAATGACAGCGACCTGGCCAGCTACATTGGCGTGAAGTTCTCGGACTACACGTCGTGGCAGTACAACGTGGTGTTCGCAACGCTCATCATTGTCTTCACCTACTTCTACACAGCCATCAGTGTCAACCCCAACCAGATTGCGGATGACCTGAAGCGTAGCGGTGGTTTCGTACCCGGGGTGAAGCCTGGCCGCGATACGTCGGAGCACATTGACGAGATTCTGACCCGCATTACCTTGCCCGGTGCCGTGGCACTGGCGCTGATTGCCATCTTCCCGGCGCTTGCGCTGCTAGGTGGTGTTACGCGGCCTTTCTCGGCCTTCTATGGCGGTACTTCCCTCATCATTATGGTAGGGGTAGTACTGGATACGCTGAATCAGGTGGAAAGCTACCTGCTGATGCGCCACTACGATGGCATGATGAAAACTGGTAAAGTGCGTGGCCGTTCGCAGAACATTGCTCTGGCTTCGTAA
- the rpsE gene encoding 30S ribosomal protein S5 yields the protein MAEFNNGPRGGSGDNRGGGNDRRGGGNDRRGNDRKEESRTGDSDLKEKVVAINRVAKVVKGGRRFSFSAIVVVGDGNGTVGYGLGKANEVTDAIAKGIDDAKKNLVKVPLYKHTVPHIMEGKYSGGFVLVQPAAAGTGVIAGGAMRAVFESAGIKDVLAKSKGSSNPHNVVKATFDALLKMRDPMQIAQARGITLAQVFNG from the coding sequence ATGGCAGAATTTAACAACGGCCCTCGTGGTGGTAGCGGCGATAACCGCGGCGGTGGCAATGACCGTCGTGGTGGTGGCAATGACCGTCGCGGCAATGACCGGAAAGAAGAGTCTCGCACCGGCGATTCCGATCTGAAAGAAAAAGTGGTTGCTATCAACCGCGTAGCCAAAGTAGTGAAAGGCGGTCGTCGCTTCAGCTTCTCGGCCATCGTGGTAGTAGGTGACGGCAACGGCACCGTAGGCTACGGCCTCGGCAAAGCCAACGAAGTAACCGACGCCATTGCCAAAGGCATTGACGACGCGAAGAAAAACCTGGTAAAGGTGCCGCTGTACAAGCACACCGTTCCCCACATCATGGAAGGCAAATACTCGGGCGGCTTCGTGCTGGTTCAGCCAGCTGCCGCTGGTACGGGTGTAATTGCTGGTGGTGCTATGCGTGCCGTGTTCGAAAGCGCCGGCATCAAAGACGTACTCGCCAAGTCGAAAGGTTCGTCGAACCCCCACAACGTGGTTAAGGCTACCTTCGACGCCCTGCTGAAAATGCGCGACCCTATGCAGATTGCACAGGCTCGTGGCATCACCCTCGCTCAAGTTTTTAACGGTTAA
- the rpsK gene encoding 30S ribosomal protein S11 produces MAQKRKDKAKKRVVVVEPVGQVHIKASFNNIIISITNNNGQVISWASAGKMGFRGSKKNTPYAAQMAATDCGKVAHDLGMRKAEVFVKGPGAGRESAIRTLGNVGIEVTTIKDVTPLPHNGCRPPKRRRV; encoded by the coding sequence ATGGCACAAAAGAGAAAAGACAAAGCCAAGAAGCGCGTTGTCGTTGTAGAACCAGTAGGCCAGGTACACATCAAGGCTTCGTTCAACAACATCATCATCTCCATCACCAACAACAACGGTCAGGTTATCTCCTGGGCTTCAGCTGGTAAGATGGGTTTCCGCGGTTCCAAGAAGAACACGCCTTACGCCGCTCAGATGGCTGCTACCGACTGCGGTAAAGTAGCTCATGACTTGGGTATGCGCAAAGCTGAGGTGTTCGTGAAGGGCCCGGGCGCTGGCCGCGAGTCGGCTATTCGTACGCTGGGTAACGTGGGTATTGAGGTAACGACCATCAAGGACGTGACGCCGCTGCCCCATAACGGCTGCCGTCCTCCCAAACGTCGTCGCGTTTAG
- the rpmJ gene encoding 50S ribosomal protein L36 — protein sequence MKVKTSVKKRSVDCKLVRRNGKLYVINKKNPRYKQRQG from the coding sequence ATGAAAGTCAAAACCTCGGTTAAGAAGCGTAGTGTTGACTGCAAGCTGGTCCGCCGCAACGGCAAGCTCTACGTTATCAACAAAAAGAACCCCCGCTACAAACAGCGTCAGGGCTAG
- the infA gene encoding translation initiation factor IF-1 yields the protein MAKQTSIEQDGVILEALSNAMFRVELENGHQLIAHISGKMRMHYIKILPGDKVKLEMSPYDLSKGRIVYRYK from the coding sequence ATGGCCAAACAAACTTCCATTGAGCAGGACGGAGTCATTCTGGAAGCCCTTTCCAACGCCATGTTCCGCGTGGAGCTGGAGAACGGTCACCAGCTGATTGCCCACATCTCGGGCAAGATGCGGATGCACTACATCAAGATTCTGCCGGGAGATAAGGTAAAGTTGGAAATGTCGCCCTACGATTTGTCGAAGGGCCGAATTGTGTACCGTTACAAATAA